Proteins encoded within one genomic window of Pongo pygmaeus isolate AG05252 chromosome 18, NHGRI_mPonPyg2-v2.0_pri, whole genome shotgun sequence:
- the LUC7L gene encoding putative RNA-binding protein Luc7-like 1 isoform X2 gives MGETRKNQPPEALLQTRACAGAVVLPPGVPRGGKEPSGLEADATIVCRRRCHCLPERSRRGRPRRLRRLPCPPRRRCGPCWTSSWARLGTVQCIFACLHQSARELQKASCSSSRDETRQRVKFTDDRVCKSHLLDCCPHDILAGTRMDLGECTKIHDLALRADYEIASKERDLFFELDAMDHLESFIAECDRRTELAKKRLAETQEEISAEVSAKAEKVHELNEEIGKLLAKAEQLGAEGNVDESQKILMEVEKVRAKKKEAEEEYRNSMPASSFQQQKLRVCEVCSAYLGLHDNDRRLADHFGGKLHLGFIQIREKLDQLRKTVAEKQEKRNQDRLRRREEREREERLSRRSGSRTRDRRRSRSRDRRRRRSRSTSRERRKLSRSRSRDRHRRHRSRSRSHSRGHRRASRDRSAKYKFSRERASREESWESGRSERGPPDWRLESSNGKMASRRSEEKEAGEI, from the exons gGCGTGCGCCGGCGCCGTCGTACTTCCTCCCGGCGTCCCCCGCGGCGGGAAAGAGCCGAGTGGGCTCGAGGCCGACGCGACCATCGTTTGTCGACGCCGCTGCCACTGCTTGCCTGAGAGAAGCCGTCGCGGCCGACCCCGTCGCCTCCGCCGGCTACCATGTCCGCCCAGGCGCAGATGCGGGCCCTGTTGGACCAGCTCATGGGCACGGCTCGGGACG gtTCAGTGTATCTTTGCCTGCCTACATCAATCTGCAAGGGAGTTGCAGAAAGCCTCATGTTCATCGAGCC GAGACGAAACCAGACAGAGGGTCAAGTTTACAGATGACCGTGTCTGCAAGAGTCACCTTCTGGACTGCTGCCCCCATGACATCCTGGCTGGGACG CGCATGGATTTAGGAGAATGTACCAAAATCCACGACTTGGCCCTCCGAGCAGATTATGAGATTGCAAGTAAAGAAAGAGACCTGTTTTTTGAACTGGAt GCAATGGATCACTTGGAGTCCTTTATTGCGGAATGTGATCGGAGAACTGAGCTCGCCAAGAAGCGGCTGGCAGAAACACAGGAGGAAATCAGTGCGGAAGTTTCTGCAAAG GCAGAAAAAGTACACGAGttaaatgaagaaataggaaaactcCTTGCTAAAGCCGAACAGCTAGGGGCTGAAGGTAATGTGGATGAATCCCAGAAGATTCTTATGGAAGTGGAAAAAGTTcgtgcaaagaaaaaagaagccgaG GAAGAATACAGAAATTCCATGCCTGCATCCAGTTTTCAGCAGCAAAAGCTGCGTGTCTGCGAGGTCTGTTCAGCCTACCTTGGTCTCCATGACAATGACCGTCGCCTGGCAGACCACTTCGGTGGCAAGTTACACTTGGGTTTCATTCAGATACGAGAGAAGCTTGATCAGTTGAGG aaaacTGTTGCTGAAAAGCAGGAGAAGAGAAATCAGGATCGcttgaggaggagagaggagagggaacgGGAGGAGCGTCTGAGCAGGAG gTCGGGATCAAGAACCAGAGATCGCAGGAG GTCACGCTCCCGGGATCGGCGTCGGAGGCGGTCAAGATCTACCTCCCGAGAGCGACGGAAGTTGTCCCGGTCCCGGTCCCGAGATAGACATCGGCGCCACCGCAGCCGTTCCCGGAGCCACAGCCGGGGACATCGTCGGGCTTCCCGGGACCGGAGTGCGAAATACAA GTTCTCCAGAGAGCGGGCATCCAGAGAGGAGTCCTGGGAGAGCGGGCGGAGCGAGCGAGGGCCCCCGGACTGGAGGCTTGAGAGCTCCAACGGGAAGATGGCTTCACGGAGGTCAGAAGAGAAGGAGGCCGGCGAGATCTGA
- the LUC7L gene encoding putative RNA-binding protein Luc7-like 1 isoform X1 codes for MGETRKNQPPEALLQTRRACAGAVVLPPGVPRGGKEPSGLEADATIVCRRRCHCLPERSRRGRPRRLRRLPCPPRRRCGPCWTSSWARLGTVQCIFACLHQSARELQKASCSSSRDETRQRVKFTDDRVCKSHLLDCCPHDILAGTRMDLGECTKIHDLALRADYEIASKERDLFFELDAMDHLESFIAECDRRTELAKKRLAETQEEISAEVSAKAEKVHELNEEIGKLLAKAEQLGAEGNVDESQKILMEVEKVRAKKKEAEEEYRNSMPASSFQQQKLRVCEVCSAYLGLHDNDRRLADHFGGKLHLGFIQIREKLDQLRKTVAEKQEKRNQDRLRRREEREREERLSRRSGSRTRDRRRSRSRDRRRRRSRSTSRERRKLSRSRSRDRHRRHRSRSRSHSRGHRRASRDRSAKYKFSRERASREESWESGRSERGPPDWRLESSNGKMASRRSEEKEAGEI; via the exons caggGCGTGCGCCGGCGCCGTCGTACTTCCTCCCGGCGTCCCCCGCGGCGGGAAAGAGCCGAGTGGGCTCGAGGCCGACGCGACCATCGTTTGTCGACGCCGCTGCCACTGCTTGCCTGAGAGAAGCCGTCGCGGCCGACCCCGTCGCCTCCGCCGGCTACCATGTCCGCCCAGGCGCAGATGCGGGCCCTGTTGGACCAGCTCATGGGCACGGCTCGGGACG gtTCAGTGTATCTTTGCCTGCCTACATCAATCTGCAAGGGAGTTGCAGAAAGCCTCATGTTCATCGAGCC GAGACGAAACCAGACAGAGGGTCAAGTTTACAGATGACCGTGTCTGCAAGAGTCACCTTCTGGACTGCTGCCCCCATGACATCCTGGCTGGGACG CGCATGGATTTAGGAGAATGTACCAAAATCCACGACTTGGCCCTCCGAGCAGATTATGAGATTGCAAGTAAAGAAAGAGACCTGTTTTTTGAACTGGAt GCAATGGATCACTTGGAGTCCTTTATTGCGGAATGTGATCGGAGAACTGAGCTCGCCAAGAAGCGGCTGGCAGAAACACAGGAGGAAATCAGTGCGGAAGTTTCTGCAAAG GCAGAAAAAGTACACGAGttaaatgaagaaataggaaaactcCTTGCTAAAGCCGAACAGCTAGGGGCTGAAGGTAATGTGGATGAATCCCAGAAGATTCTTATGGAAGTGGAAAAAGTTcgtgcaaagaaaaaagaagccgaG GAAGAATACAGAAATTCCATGCCTGCATCCAGTTTTCAGCAGCAAAAGCTGCGTGTCTGCGAGGTCTGTTCAGCCTACCTTGGTCTCCATGACAATGACCGTCGCCTGGCAGACCACTTCGGTGGCAAGTTACACTTGGGTTTCATTCAGATACGAGAGAAGCTTGATCAGTTGAGG aaaacTGTTGCTGAAAAGCAGGAGAAGAGAAATCAGGATCGcttgaggaggagagaggagagggaacgGGAGGAGCGTCTGAGCAGGAG gTCGGGATCAAGAACCAGAGATCGCAGGAG GTCACGCTCCCGGGATCGGCGTCGGAGGCGGTCAAGATCTACCTCCCGAGAGCGACGGAAGTTGTCCCGGTCCCGGTCCCGAGATAGACATCGGCGCCACCGCAGCCGTTCCCGGAGCCACAGCCGGGGACATCGTCGGGCTTCCCGGGACCGGAGTGCGAAATACAA GTTCTCCAGAGAGCGGGCATCCAGAGAGGAGTCCTGGGAGAGCGGGCGGAGCGAGCGAGGGCCCCCGGACTGGAGGCTTGAGAGCTCCAACGGGAAGATGGCTTCACGGAGGTCAGAAGAGAAGGAGGCCGGCGAGATCTGA
- the LUC7L gene encoding putative RNA-binding protein Luc7-like 1 isoform X3: MGETRKNQPPEALLQTRACAGAVVLPPGVPRGGKEPSGLEADATIVCRRRCHCLPERSRRGRPRRLRRLPCPPRRRCGPCWTSSWARLGTVQCIFACLHQSARELQKASCSSSRDETRQRVKFTDDRVCKSHLLDCCPHDILAGTAMDHLESFIAECDRRTELAKKRLAETQEEISAEVSAKAEKVHELNEEIGKLLAKAEQLGAEGNVDESQKILMEVEKVRAKKKEAEEEYRNSMPASSFQQQKLRVCEVCSAYLGLHDNDRRLADHFGGKLHLGFIQIREKLDQLRKTVAEKQEKRNQDRLRRREEREREERLSRRSGSRTRDRRRSRSRDRRRRRSRSTSRERRKLSRSRSRDRHRRHRSRSRSHSRGHRRASRDRSAKYKFSRERASREESWESGRSERGPPDWRLESSNGKMASRRSEEKEAGEI, from the exons gGCGTGCGCCGGCGCCGTCGTACTTCCTCCCGGCGTCCCCCGCGGCGGGAAAGAGCCGAGTGGGCTCGAGGCCGACGCGACCATCGTTTGTCGACGCCGCTGCCACTGCTTGCCTGAGAGAAGCCGTCGCGGCCGACCCCGTCGCCTCCGCCGGCTACCATGTCCGCCCAGGCGCAGATGCGGGCCCTGTTGGACCAGCTCATGGGCACGGCTCGGGACG gtTCAGTGTATCTTTGCCTGCCTACATCAATCTGCAAGGGAGTTGCAGAAAGCCTCATGTTCATCGAGCC GAGACGAAACCAGACAGAGGGTCAAGTTTACAGATGACCGTGTCTGCAAGAGTCACCTTCTGGACTGCTGCCCCCATGACATCCTGGCTGGGACG GCAATGGATCACTTGGAGTCCTTTATTGCGGAATGTGATCGGAGAACTGAGCTCGCCAAGAAGCGGCTGGCAGAAACACAGGAGGAAATCAGTGCGGAAGTTTCTGCAAAG GCAGAAAAAGTACACGAGttaaatgaagaaataggaaaactcCTTGCTAAAGCCGAACAGCTAGGGGCTGAAGGTAATGTGGATGAATCCCAGAAGATTCTTATGGAAGTGGAAAAAGTTcgtgcaaagaaaaaagaagccgaG GAAGAATACAGAAATTCCATGCCTGCATCCAGTTTTCAGCAGCAAAAGCTGCGTGTCTGCGAGGTCTGTTCAGCCTACCTTGGTCTCCATGACAATGACCGTCGCCTGGCAGACCACTTCGGTGGCAAGTTACACTTGGGTTTCATTCAGATACGAGAGAAGCTTGATCAGTTGAGG aaaacTGTTGCTGAAAAGCAGGAGAAGAGAAATCAGGATCGcttgaggaggagagaggagagggaacgGGAGGAGCGTCTGAGCAGGAG gTCGGGATCAAGAACCAGAGATCGCAGGAG GTCACGCTCCCGGGATCGGCGTCGGAGGCGGTCAAGATCTACCTCCCGAGAGCGACGGAAGTTGTCCCGGTCCCGGTCCCGAGATAGACATCGGCGCCACCGCAGCCGTTCCCGGAGCCACAGCCGGGGACATCGTCGGGCTTCCCGGGACCGGAGTGCGAAATACAA GTTCTCCAGAGAGCGGGCATCCAGAGAGGAGTCCTGGGAGAGCGGGCGGAGCGAGCGAGGGCCCCCGGACTGGAGGCTTGAGAGCTCCAACGGGAAGATGGCTTCACGGAGGTCAGAAGAGAAGGAGGCCGGCGAGATCTGA
- the LUC7L gene encoding putative RNA-binding protein Luc7-like 1 isoform X5, with the protein MSAQAQMRALLDQLMGTARDGDETRQRVKFTDDRVCKSHLLDCCPHDILAGTRMDLGECTKIHDLALRADYEIASKERDLFFELDAMDHLESFIAECDRRTELAKKRLAETQEEISAEVSAKAEKVHELNEEIGKLLAKAEQLGAEGNVDESQKILMEVEKVRAKKKEAEEEYRNSMPASSFQQQKLRVCEVCSAYLGLHDNDRRLADHFGGKLHLGFIQIREKLDQLRKTVAEKQEKRNQDRLRRREEREREERLSRRSGSRTRDRRRSRSRDRRRRRSRSTSRERRKLSRSRSRDRHRRHRSRSRSHSRGHRRASRDRSAKYKFSRERASREESWESGRSERGPPDWRLESSNGKMASRRSEEKEAGEI; encoded by the exons ATGTCCGCCCAGGCGCAGATGCGGGCCCTGTTGGACCAGCTCATGGGCACGGCTCGGGACG GAGACGAAACCAGACAGAGGGTCAAGTTTACAGATGACCGTGTCTGCAAGAGTCACCTTCTGGACTGCTGCCCCCATGACATCCTGGCTGGGACG CGCATGGATTTAGGAGAATGTACCAAAATCCACGACTTGGCCCTCCGAGCAGATTATGAGATTGCAAGTAAAGAAAGAGACCTGTTTTTTGAACTGGAt GCAATGGATCACTTGGAGTCCTTTATTGCGGAATGTGATCGGAGAACTGAGCTCGCCAAGAAGCGGCTGGCAGAAACACAGGAGGAAATCAGTGCGGAAGTTTCTGCAAAG GCAGAAAAAGTACACGAGttaaatgaagaaataggaaaactcCTTGCTAAAGCCGAACAGCTAGGGGCTGAAGGTAATGTGGATGAATCCCAGAAGATTCTTATGGAAGTGGAAAAAGTTcgtgcaaagaaaaaagaagccgaG GAAGAATACAGAAATTCCATGCCTGCATCCAGTTTTCAGCAGCAAAAGCTGCGTGTCTGCGAGGTCTGTTCAGCCTACCTTGGTCTCCATGACAATGACCGTCGCCTGGCAGACCACTTCGGTGGCAAGTTACACTTGGGTTTCATTCAGATACGAGAGAAGCTTGATCAGTTGAGG aaaacTGTTGCTGAAAAGCAGGAGAAGAGAAATCAGGATCGcttgaggaggagagaggagagggaacgGGAGGAGCGTCTGAGCAGGAG gTCGGGATCAAGAACCAGAGATCGCAGGAG GTCACGCTCCCGGGATCGGCGTCGGAGGCGGTCAAGATCTACCTCCCGAGAGCGACGGAAGTTGTCCCGGTCCCGGTCCCGAGATAGACATCGGCGCCACCGCAGCCGTTCCCGGAGCCACAGCCGGGGACATCGTCGGGCTTCCCGGGACCGGAGTGCGAAATACAA GTTCTCCAGAGAGCGGGCATCCAGAGAGGAGTCCTGGGAGAGCGGGCGGAGCGAGCGAGGGCCCCCGGACTGGAGGCTTGAGAGCTCCAACGGGAAGATGGCTTCACGGAGGTCAGAAGAGAAGGAGGCCGGCGAGATCTGA
- the LUC7L gene encoding putative RNA-binding protein Luc7-like 1 isoform X6: MSAQAQMRALLDQLMGTARDGDETRQRVKFTDDRVCKSHLLDCCPHDILAGTAMDHLESFIAECDRRTELAKKRLAETQEEISAEVSAKAEKVHELNEEIGKLLAKAEQLGAEGNVDESQKILMEVEKVRAKKKEAEEEYRNSMPASSFQQQKLRVCEVCSAYLGLHDNDRRLADHFGGKLHLGFIQIREKLDQLRKTVAEKQEKRNQDRLRRREEREREERLSRRSGSRTRDRRRSRSRDRRRRRSRSTSRERRKLSRSRSRDRHRRHRSRSRSHSRGHRRASRDRSAKYKFSRERASREESWESGRSERGPPDWRLESSNGKMASRRSEEKEAGEI, from the exons ATGTCCGCCCAGGCGCAGATGCGGGCCCTGTTGGACCAGCTCATGGGCACGGCTCGGGACG GAGACGAAACCAGACAGAGGGTCAAGTTTACAGATGACCGTGTCTGCAAGAGTCACCTTCTGGACTGCTGCCCCCATGACATCCTGGCTGGGACG GCAATGGATCACTTGGAGTCCTTTATTGCGGAATGTGATCGGAGAACTGAGCTCGCCAAGAAGCGGCTGGCAGAAACACAGGAGGAAATCAGTGCGGAAGTTTCTGCAAAG GCAGAAAAAGTACACGAGttaaatgaagaaataggaaaactcCTTGCTAAAGCCGAACAGCTAGGGGCTGAAGGTAATGTGGATGAATCCCAGAAGATTCTTATGGAAGTGGAAAAAGTTcgtgcaaagaaaaaagaagccgaG GAAGAATACAGAAATTCCATGCCTGCATCCAGTTTTCAGCAGCAAAAGCTGCGTGTCTGCGAGGTCTGTTCAGCCTACCTTGGTCTCCATGACAATGACCGTCGCCTGGCAGACCACTTCGGTGGCAAGTTACACTTGGGTTTCATTCAGATACGAGAGAAGCTTGATCAGTTGAGG aaaacTGTTGCTGAAAAGCAGGAGAAGAGAAATCAGGATCGcttgaggaggagagaggagagggaacgGGAGGAGCGTCTGAGCAGGAG gTCGGGATCAAGAACCAGAGATCGCAGGAG GTCACGCTCCCGGGATCGGCGTCGGAGGCGGTCAAGATCTACCTCCCGAGAGCGACGGAAGTTGTCCCGGTCCCGGTCCCGAGATAGACATCGGCGCCACCGCAGCCGTTCCCGGAGCCACAGCCGGGGACATCGTCGGGCTTCCCGGGACCGGAGTGCGAAATACAA GTTCTCCAGAGAGCGGGCATCCAGAGAGGAGTCCTGGGAGAGCGGGCGGAGCGAGCGAGGGCCCCCGGACTGGAGGCTTGAGAGCTCCAACGGGAAGATGGCTTCACGGAGGTCAGAAGAGAAGGAGGCCGGCGAGATCTGA
- the LUC7L gene encoding putative RNA-binding protein Luc7-like 1 isoform X4 → MGETRKNQPPEALLQTRACAGAVVLPPGVPRGGKEPSGLEADATIVCRRRCHCLPERSRRGRPRRLRRLPCPPRRRCGPCWTSSWARLGTVQCIFACLHQSARELQKASCSSSRDETRQRVKFTDDRVCKSHLLDCCPHDILAGTRMDLGECTKIHDLALRADYEIASKERDLFFELDAMDHLESFIAECDRRTELAKKRLAETQEEISAEVSAKAEKVHELNEEIGKLLAKAEQLGAEGNVDESQKILMEVEKVRAKKKEAEEEYRNSMPASSFQQQKLRVCEVCSAYLGLHDNDRRLADHFGGKLHLGFIQIREKLDQLRKTVAEKQEKRNQDRLRRREEREREERLSRRSGSRTRDRRRSRSRDRRRRRSRSTSRERRKLSRSRSRDRHRRHRSRSRSHSRGHRRASRDRSAKYK, encoded by the exons gGCGTGCGCCGGCGCCGTCGTACTTCCTCCCGGCGTCCCCCGCGGCGGGAAAGAGCCGAGTGGGCTCGAGGCCGACGCGACCATCGTTTGTCGACGCCGCTGCCACTGCTTGCCTGAGAGAAGCCGTCGCGGCCGACCCCGTCGCCTCCGCCGGCTACCATGTCCGCCCAGGCGCAGATGCGGGCCCTGTTGGACCAGCTCATGGGCACGGCTCGGGACG gtTCAGTGTATCTTTGCCTGCCTACATCAATCTGCAAGGGAGTTGCAGAAAGCCTCATGTTCATCGAGCC GAGACGAAACCAGACAGAGGGTCAAGTTTACAGATGACCGTGTCTGCAAGAGTCACCTTCTGGACTGCTGCCCCCATGACATCCTGGCTGGGACG CGCATGGATTTAGGAGAATGTACCAAAATCCACGACTTGGCCCTCCGAGCAGATTATGAGATTGCAAGTAAAGAAAGAGACCTGTTTTTTGAACTGGAt GCAATGGATCACTTGGAGTCCTTTATTGCGGAATGTGATCGGAGAACTGAGCTCGCCAAGAAGCGGCTGGCAGAAACACAGGAGGAAATCAGTGCGGAAGTTTCTGCAAAG GCAGAAAAAGTACACGAGttaaatgaagaaataggaaaactcCTTGCTAAAGCCGAACAGCTAGGGGCTGAAGGTAATGTGGATGAATCCCAGAAGATTCTTATGGAAGTGGAAAAAGTTcgtgcaaagaaaaaagaagccgaG GAAGAATACAGAAATTCCATGCCTGCATCCAGTTTTCAGCAGCAAAAGCTGCGTGTCTGCGAGGTCTGTTCAGCCTACCTTGGTCTCCATGACAATGACCGTCGCCTGGCAGACCACTTCGGTGGCAAGTTACACTTGGGTTTCATTCAGATACGAGAGAAGCTTGATCAGTTGAGG aaaacTGTTGCTGAAAAGCAGGAGAAGAGAAATCAGGATCGcttgaggaggagagaggagagggaacgGGAGGAGCGTCTGAGCAGGAG gTCGGGATCAAGAACCAGAGATCGCAGGAG GTCACGCTCCCGGGATCGGCGTCGGAGGCGGTCAAGATCTACCTCCCGAGAGCGACGGAAGTTGTCCCGGTCCCGGTCCCGAGATAGACATCGGCGCCACCGCAGCCGTTCCCGGAGCCACAGCCGGGGACATCGTCGGGCTTCCCGGGACCGGAGTGCGAAATACAAGTAA